The following nucleotide sequence is from Salvia splendens isolate huo1 chromosome 2, SspV2, whole genome shotgun sequence.
AAATGAATTCACTACAAGTCATGAGTTAGcctttcttttccttctcttcATTACAATATTCATAacatttttgttcttttttagGTTTTGGGTTTACATTCCTAACTCACGAGGAAATCAAAGATACagcttcattgattaattttagtTCATTTGTTAATTGTGGGTCATCTCTTGATTATTCTATACATTTTCTTTATTAATTCTACATTTAAACTAAAATACTCAATCTTAACATAATTTTTAGTCGGGCACTACAAAACAAATACTGTTAAACAAATATATGCATCAGACTTATGTCGATATCGACGGAAAACTCCCAAATGAAACATGGGCCATATATAGTTgagaaattataattattaaagtGAAATAGTCCAAAACTACATCAATAATACACCCATAGTTTCCACACTCAAAAGCACTGCTTCAGGCTGCATCTGTAATTAAGGAGacagatgtgtgtttgtgtgtgtgttggtCACATCCCTTGAATATAGGGCAAATGCCTTGAGAATGTTTTTTGGCATCActtttgtgtgtgttttcttGTGAGTAAATCATGCATGTAAAACCACCATATTTAAGATAATTGTACTATCTATTTAAATTGACTTAAAAATGAAGGGGTTATGATTGAAACCATTTTTATTGTTAACAATATGATCGCTAGAAGAGTGCATGATGTGGACAACTATTAACGTTGCAAAAGTTGCaatatttaaaagaaagaacACATTTTTAGTTAAAccaattatcatgtttgtttaGTATGCACAGAAAACTATATACATTAttcaacaataaataaataaattatatatacacAAGGAAATtaagggtagtgataaaatgaaaactctatatattagacaaactctaaactatgatctaggccgttaaaaaatgtcaacagatgacgaaataatagcaacaaaaaatgttaaCACAGTGTCAACACGATTCTGACActgcatcaaccgttgacactgtgctgacattttttgttgctattattttgttatctgttgacattttctaattgTTCAGATCTcgtagtttggagtttgtacaatagtTAGAGTTTGCTACATACTACATGCACAAATTAATGAACATATAGTATATGACTTCAAGTACTAAAACCCATAAATAAGACACAGTTAATAGTGGGTAATAATCACGTAGATGCTTagacatatacatatatattaggCTTCGAATATCTGAATTAACTCTTCGACTAAATTAGTTTTtagggaaaataaaaaattgcatCTTTGCAACCCACGAGTTGAACATATATGGTGTCAAACCCCTTATATCATTTTTATGAATTAAACCTAATTGTTGTGAGAGGGATCAAACGACCAAAATCTTCAgatatgcatttttttaaccTCATTTTGCAAAAGTAATCTTACTAAAAACCAAGAGATTTCTGAGGCGTGGCTTCTTCTGCAACTGGATGATCCAGCTTTGCTTGTTTGTTGCTTTCCATCTTTAATCCGAAATGAATATGAGGAAAATGTGCCCACTGCATATCACACAATATCAATATCACTGACGCATAGTTTTCGTATTGTTGTAATTGTTTTCcgattatgaaaaaaatattttgtcaACCAGGGAcgaaccaaaaataaaaaatagccggtactaaaatttaataaataataatattattaaaatatctataataatattattattattattattattattattattaaaaataataattaatatatatatatataattcgatttgttgtttctttcgttcatttatttaaaatcaaaccgaaccaaaaattaaaatatatgcaaTCAAATTTAGAAAACTGGTAGTATTTATTTGAAATCCGAAAACTAGTGAGCATGAATATAATGAAATACATGAAGTTAAATGAtgtattaaaatcaaaatacatcTATAAAAAGAGGTATTAGAATCAATTCGAGACAATATATATGATCCGTTGTGATAATATAAGCTTTTGTACAAAGATTTTAAAATACCAAAACTTCTACAatgatatacaaataaaaaaaatgtggaCAAATTGATTATGAAGATTATGTACTATATATTATTGTCCACATCCGTTATATATTTGTAAATGCAACTTCTATTGAGGGATATAGTTGAAAAATTATTACTAACAAACGATAGttcatttatgtattttatttattcaaggCCAATTGATTCTTAATACATGTACATCATTAACTACGCATTTTGAAATGATTATTACACTCTTTCATCTATTTTGCTTTTCATATTTTGCTACCTGAATAGGAGTATAACATTTTATGACACTCTCTTCATCCCATTGAAGATTGaccacttttttttctttttcttccgtTCCAAATCCCTTACtaatttaagaaataaaaaaatttattctaccatattttctctctcatattttcaaaacaccCAATAATCTActgtcttactttattattctcttctattttaaaatattcaacgATCTTTTCTCTCTCGTATTTTAGTCatctttcctactttaaaatatggaacaatattttctctctttactTAAATTCGTTATAATAAAGCGCATAAAATCTGTATAATTTCAAAAGGATCATCTTCTATGGAACGGAGCAATTACTAATTCTGTTACTTGAAAATCCCATTAGGGATCTGTTTTGTTAGGTCagaaaattatactagtataaactcttgaatgtgaagaaatatttaaataaaacttACGTTCTTTGCAGCAGTGCTAAAGGCTTCACGATGACTAATATCAGGATTGCTTGCTTTTATCCTCTGAATCTCCTCTCTGTCAACACAATACAATATAATCACTTAATAATTTATCGTCTAGTGTGTATTCACAGCAAAAAGACGATGATCAGTCCTTACTTTATGAAACGATTGTACGCTGATAGAACGCGTTGTCTTTTCTCTGGTGCTGTCAAACCATGATTCATCAcacaattaacaaaaaaattatcaaaattattgaaaataaaatttaaatactaaTATCCACTTCCTACATGGAGTATATATGTCATACTTATAATGCACCAAAACTCGGTAGTAAACAATATTTTCATCACACCAAATATCATCTCTATTACATTTCTCTAATAATGAACTTATCAAAATGTCACgtacaaaatttatatatagAAACTGAATAATCATTCTAGTATGAGTATATTTTAGGTCAACGCAGCAACTCCATGAGAACATAGAGGGGGATTAAATTTCCTAAAAATCTTAGGCTTATCGTGTTGAGATCAGGGTATAAATATAATGTACTACTACTAACCAATTAAATTCAAGACTTCTCAATTCTTTTCACAAGCTTGCAGTGTCCATGAAAAAAAAGTGGATGTTGTAGTCAACTGGTATGATCTATAGATATATGTATAAGGTGGAGTATTGATTAGTGGTGGGGTGAAGTGGTTATATCTTATGTATAAAGAGGCATTGCCTGATTCATAAAAGTACCAGGCCTCTGTATGTTTGAGGGCCTGCTCTTTGCAGATCATGACTTGTCTTGAAATGTTATGTCACTATCACAGCAGTTCATATATGTTTGAATCAAGAAAATTTGTCAGCTAATCCTCTCTCTCTCGAATTCATCATATTTACTTTAATGTACACTAGTCTCTTCGTcacaatttattttcattttttgtttgtcctaATCAAAATGACttattattaaaattgaaaacatctttATTTCTACCTtattcattctctcttactttactctctccacttaacacacaaaataaagctgcataaaatcttgtgccgcccaaggaaggggtcatcttagttgggacgggAAAAACAAGATATTCTCTATTTTGGAAAATCGTATAAAATTAtcactttctatttttgataactttttttctctctaataaggtgagctTAATTCTCCACTAAAAATACTAtaattccttttttttctatctttctaTTATTTTACCACTTATGCATTGATTTACTTGTCATTCcaaatgtccttatttttatgggtTGGACGGAGTATAATAAGACAACTACATGGATAAAAAAGATAGCTTACGGCGTATTGGAGGCATCTTAGGCTGTTCAGTGTGAACATGAGGGGAACCGTATCTATTGCACTTTGAAGAGGAGCCGTTGTCCCTAGTGGCCGCAGCGTTGACGCTGGCGGCGAAGGAGTGTTGTTTCTGCAACTTCAATAGCGCAAATTCGTCGGATCAAAAATGAATCAAAACAGACTAGGATAATGCTTTGTTAAATTACTACTCATATTGTCgaactaaattaaaaattaaaaattaaggtaGGTATCCCTCAAATTCTTCTACTAATAAATTGTTACAGAAAATACGACACACCTCATCAAAAgttaaattcttcattttggaTCATGCATCATGATCGGTACACACATATGCTCGAATAAAAATTCTGCATTTTGGGATCATCATTAACTATCTACTACAACGCAAATGTTGGTGAGAGAAACTGGGAAAAGAGAATGGTCTTTTTATCTCTCTAACACGCCCACACACACCTGAAAATCTTGGAGGTGAACAGACTGAAGTAAAGCTCCCATATTGACTGAGAGCAAATTTGAGCAGTGCCCACATCTCACTGTCACAATACTAAACATACTCCCAAATGGAACATTAACCTGCACACAATATTTATCACATATAAAATCCACCACAAAAAAATCTAATCTTGATCGTGAAACTAAACCCTAGGCTCACCAAATTACCTTTCTatattgtgttgtgtgtgtttttCACAAGAAGAGCGAGGGTGAAGAAATCTCATTATTTTCAGCAAAGAAGGTTGGCAGTATTGAAGAAACAGAAGTAGATTTACTTTCATTTTTCATctcacctatatatatatatatagacataGACACACGCACACGCACAATGTATATATGTATACGCATATCTTTCATTTTGGTTGAGTTTGATCATATGGTATTTGTATGATGATGGTTTGTTAAAATAGCTATCAGAATGTATAAAATTGTGGGAAATTCTTTAATATATGTGCACAGCACTCAAATGTGGACAATAACCAAGATATTTTATTACAACTCCCCTTCTCAtaaatctctctcttctctttcttttcagTGCTACTGACTTTTTTCTGCAACACTGACACCATCATCAGTGATCACTGTGTGTGTGCgcgttttagagagagagagagaggaaagcAGCTATGTGACTGGAACGGAATTCATCAAAAGACAGTAACGAAGAGGAAGCATCATCAATTATCAATTAAACAGTACTCCCTCTCtcccaagatattagactcatttcttttggcacaagaatttaggAAGTGTTATTTAGTGGTGTAAGTGGGGTCGGTAATAAAGtaaatttttaccataaatagaaatgactcaaataTGTTGGGACACCCCAAAGTGGTATACGAATCTAATATCTTGGGACAGAGGTAGTATGCAATTTTGTCACTTAGTTGCTCTTTTTTTTACAGACCGTAAAATTAGCCCAAATTTATTTCCAATCACACCAAAAAAGAGCAAT
It contains:
- the LOC121788954 gene encoding axial regulator YABBY 5-like isoform X1, whose protein sequence is MSMELTAEPVCYVNCNYCNTILAVNVPFGSMFSIVTVRCGHCSNLLSVNMGALLQSVHLQDFQLQKQHSFAASVNAAATRDNGSSSKCNRYGSPHVHTEQPKMPPIRPPEKRQRVLSAYNRFIKEEIQRIKASNPDISHREAFSTAAKNWAHFPHIHFGLKMESNKQAKLDHPVAEEATPQKSLGF
- the LOC121788954 gene encoding putative axial regulator YABBY 2 isoform X3, whose amino-acid sequence is MFSIVTVRCGHCSNLLSVNMGALLQSVHLQDFQLQKQHSFAASVNAAATRDNGSSSKCNRYGSPHVHTEQPKMPPIRPPEKRQRVLSAYNRFIKEEIQRIKASNPDISHREAFSTAAKNWAHFPHIHFGLKMESNKQAKLDHPVAEEATPQKSLGF
- the LOC121788954 gene encoding axial regulator YABBY 5-like isoform X2 — translated: MSMELTAEPVCYVNCNYCNTILAVNVPFGSMFSIVTVRCGHCSNLLSVNMGALLQSVHLQDFQKQHSFAASVNAAATRDNGSSSKCNRYGSPHVHTEQPKMPPIRPPEKRQRVLSAYNRFIKEEIQRIKASNPDISHREAFSTAAKNWAHFPHIHFGLKMESNKQAKLDHPVAEEATPQKSLGF